From the Simplicispira suum genome, the window CGGCGTGCAGAAGCCACATTGCAGGCCGTGGCACTCTTTGAACGCTGCCTGCATGGGGTGCATGCTGCCGTCCGCCGTGGCCAGGCCTTCGATGGTGGTGATCTCGCAACCCTCGGCCTGCACCGCCAGCATGGCGCAGGATTTGATGGCGCGGCCATCGAGCAGCACCGTGCAGGCGCCGCACTGGCTGGTGTCGCACCCGACATGGGTGCCGGTGAGGTGGAGGTGCTCGCGCAGCGCGTGCACAAGCAAGGTATTGGCGGGGGCGTCGACACTGGCCGGCCGGCCATTGACGGTGAACTGCACAGGCATCGGGCTGTCTCCTGGTGGGGATGGCTGGAAGAGAAGGCTGCGCCGCCCGGCGCGCCTCTTGGCATGTTCTGCGTCACTCCACCCGCTCGCGCAGGTGATGCAGGACTTCCTCGGCCATCTTGT encodes:
- a CDS encoding (2Fe-2S)-binding protein, which gives rise to MPVQFTVNGRPASVDAPANTLLVHALREHLHLTGTHVGCDTSQCGACTVLLDGRAIKSCAMLAVQAEGCEITTIEGLATADGSMHPMQAAFKECHGLQCGFCTPGMVLSAVDLVERYPGASEAEIRALLDGNMCRCTGYQNIVKAVQQGQQAMAASAA